The Brachyhypopomus gauderio isolate BG-103 chromosome 2, BGAUD_0.2, whole genome shotgun sequence genome contains a region encoding:
- the LOC143483919 gene encoding uncharacterized protein LOC143483919 translates to MQAAELRQSSWLSGPSFLTGEYTEESPEPNVFTLVEPEADAEIRPEVVVLATRALDACLGSQRFERFSNWRNLCKAIARLIHVVASFKGSPASSVGNKWGTFKDALTTGELFQAESVIIRAVQHDAYKTELECLREGKALPKRSPLKKLNLAADESGLLRVGGRISFAPDLPREEKHPLIIPHTHHIATLLVRYYHKQVVHQGRLITEGAVRAAGYWIVGGKRLVSSIIYKCVSCRKLRGRLQEQKMADLPPDRLTPEPPFTHVGLDVFGPWAIMTRRTRGGSADSKRWAVIFTCLATRAVHFELIESMTTDSFINALRRFFAIRGPAKLLRSDRGTNFVGARKELGIDMEESKVTTYLQSRGCSWVFNPPHSSHMGGAWERLIGIARRILDAMLLQTRHTRLTHEVLSTLMAEVMAIMNARPLVSVSSDPDEPTVLTPAMLLTQKMSSVSAPSGNFQMAELHGKQWKHVQCLANTFWKRWRRDNLSTLQGRRKWTEERPSVKTGDVVLLKDSQAHRNEWPVGVVINTLPSGDKRIRKVEVKIVRDGTVKVLLRPISEIVVLLSNES, encoded by the coding sequence ATGCAGGCAGCAGAGCTACGGcaaagcagttggctctccggtCCCAGCTTCCTCACAGGTGAGTACACAGAGGAGTCTCCAGAACCCAACGTCTTCACCCTCGTGGAACCCGAAGCAGATGCAGAGATCCGGCCCGAGGTCGTGGTTCTGGCTACCAGAGCCCTGGATGCTTGTCTGGGCTCTCAGCGCTTTGAAAGATTCTCTAACTGGAGGAACCTCTGCAAAGCTATAGCCAGGCTAATCCATGTTGTTGCATCCTTCAAAGGCAGTCCAGCCAGCTCGGTGGGCAACAAGTGGGGCACTTTCAAAGATGCACTCACCACAGGTGAGCTGTTCCAGGCAGAGAGTGTCATCATCCGTGCTGTCCAGCATGATGCCTACAAAACTGAACTAGAATGCCTCAGAGAGGGCAAAGCACTTCCCAAGCGGAGTCCACTCAAGAAGCTCAATCTAGCGGCCGATGAGAGCGGTCTGCTGCGGGTCGGAGGTCGCATCTCATTCGCCCCGGACCTGCCAAGGGAAGAGAAACACCCTCTGATCATTCCACATACTCACCACATCGCTACACTGTTGGTGAGGTACTACCACAAACAAGTAGTACACCAGGGGCGTCTGATAACAGAGGGTGCCGTGAGAGCAGCTGGATACTGGATTGTCGGAGGTAAACGTCTGGTGTCTTCCATTATCTACAAATGCGTGAGCTGCCGCAAGCTGCGCGGGCGCCTGCAAGAACAGAAGATGGCCGACCTGCCTCCCGACAGGCTCACTCCAGAGCCTCCCTTCACCCACGTAGGCCTTGATGTCTTCGGGCCATGGGCCATTATGACTCGTAGGACACGAGGAGGAAGTGCAGACAGTAAGCGTTGGGCAGTGATATTCACATGCCTGGCTACCAGGGCTGTCCACTTCGAGCTCATAGAGTCCATGACCACCGACAGCTTCATCAATGCCCTGAGAAGATTTTTCGCCATTCGTGGCCCGGCCAAGCTTCTACGCTCCGACAGAGGGACTAACTTTGTTGGTGCCCGTAAGGAGCTGGGCATCGACATGGAAGAGTCAAAAGTTACAACTTACCTCCAGAGCAGGGGGTGTTCATGGGTCTTTAACCCCCCCCATTCTTCGCACATGGGGGGGGCTTGGGAAAGACTTATCGGCATCGCCCGGCGCATCCTGGATGCCATGCTGCTCCAAACCAGACACACTCGCCTCACACACGAGGTGTTGAGCACTCTTATGGCCGAAGTTATGGCTATAATGAATGCGAGACCCTTGGTGTCTGTGTCCTCCGACCCGGACGAGCCGACTGTCCTTACCCCAGCAATGCTCCTGACCCAGAAGATGAGTTCAGTCTCGGCGCCCTCTGGAAACTTCCAGATGGCTGAGTTACATGGGAAGCAGTGGAAGCACGTCCAGTGCCTCGCTAACACCTTCtggaagagatggaggagagacaaCTTATCCACGCTGCAGGGCCGCCGAAAGTGGACGGAAGAAAGGCCAAGCGTCAAGACCGGTGACGTCGTCTTGCTCAAGGACAGTCAAGCCCACAGGAATGAATGGCCTGTGGGAGTAGTAATCAACACGCTGCCGAGCGGGGACAAGAGGATCCGGAAGGTGGAAGTGAAGATTGTGAGAGATGGAACTGTAAAAGTCCTTCTGAGACCCATCTCAGAGATTGTCGTTCTGCTTTCTAACGAAAGCTAG